The DNA window AAGTTGCTAACAAATTTTCCGGTGATAAAGCAAATTCTGGTTGACCAGTACAAACGACGGTTTGATTGAGACAAAGCACGCGATCGCAATGGCGACTTACCATATCAATATCATGGGAAACTTGTAAAATCGTCCAGCCTTCTTCTTGTTTCAACTCATTAAGTAAAACATAAAAATCTGCTGCACCTTGCATATCAACCCCAGCAAAAGCTTCATCTAATACCAACAGTTTTCGCGGCATAACTAAACAATAAGCTAGTAATACTCGCTTTAGCTGACCACCGCTAAGAGTTCCGATGGGTTGATTCCGCAGATGATAAACTCCAGTGCGTCGTAAAGCGGCTGTGACTGCTGCTGTTTTGTCGCGGTTTTGTTTCCATAATCGAGAAAATAAAGTATGTTGTGTTTTGGCTTTTGGCTGTTGACTTTCTTTCTGCCATCCCAAAGCAATTAATTCACTCACAGAAATAGGAAAACTGCGATCAAAAATGAAATTTTGTGGCATGTATCCCAACCAGTGACGCAAATTTCCTAGTTTAGTAATAGGAGAACCAAAAATTTCTACACTGCCAGCATTTCGTGGTATTAAGTCTAAAATGGCTTTTACCAAAGTGCTTTTACCCGCACCATTTGGCCCAACTATCGCCGTATCTGTTCCTGGGAATAATTCAAAAGAAACATCTCGAATCGCTAAATAACTGCCTTGATATACAGTTAAGCCATCTACTTTTAAAAGAGGTAAGTTCATAAATTAAATTTTGAAAATAACTATAAAATAAGATATTTAGCTTACTGACATGCTGATTCTAAAGTTTGCAAATTTAATCTCATTGCTTTGAAATAGTATTGCGGGTCTTTTTCACCTGTTTCTAAAGAATTTAGAGTTTGTAACTGTAATTTTAAATCTTGCGACAGACTTTTCAGCAATTTATTATCTACACCTGGTTCGCTAAACAAAGCTTTAACTTTGTATTTTTTGACTGTATTCACTACTTTTTGGACATCGGTGGGCGATAATTGATCTTCAGGAATTTCCACTACAGCAACTTGTTTGAGGTTATAGCGTTGCGCTAAATATGGATAAGCATCATGAAAAGTGATAAAAGTACAGTTAGGCTTTTTTTGTAAAGCTTGCTGAAATTCATT is part of the Aulosira sp. FACHB-615 genome and encodes:
- a CDS encoding metal ABC transporter ATP-binding protein gives rise to the protein MNLPLLKVDGLTVYQGSYLAIRDVSFELFPGTDTAIVGPNGAGKSTLVKAILDLIPRNAGSVEIFGSPITKLGNLRHWLGYMPQNFIFDRSFPISVSELIALGWQKESQQPKAKTQHTLFSRLWKQNRDKTAAVTAALRRTGVYHLRNQPIGTLSGGQLKRVLLAYCLVMPRKLLVLDEAFAGVDMQGAADFYVLLNELKQEEGWTILQVSHDIDMVSRHCDRVLCLNQTVVCTGQPEFALSPENLLATYGPGFTRYHHNHN